A single window of Coregonus clupeaformis isolate EN_2021a unplaced genomic scaffold, ASM2061545v1 scaf1700, whole genome shotgun sequence DNA harbors:
- the LOC123487399 gene encoding serine/threonine-protein phosphatase 6 regulatory ankyrin repeat subunit A-like, protein MVRLLLSRGANINAFDKKDRRAIHWAAYMGHIEVVKLLASHGSEVSCKNKKAYTPLHSAASSGMISVVKYLLDLGVDVSQHAFKCVGGFHM, encoded by the exons aTGGTGAGGCTGCTTCTCTCCAGAGGAGCCAACATTAATGCCTTTGACAAGAAGGATCGCCGAGCAATCCACTGGGCTGCTTACATGG GGCACATTGAGGTGGTGAAACTGCTGGCCTCTCATGGATCAGAGGTGTCCTGTAAAAACAAGAAGGCCTACACCCCTCTCCACTCTGCAGCCTCCAGTGGAATGATCAGTGTGGTCAAGTACCTCCTGGACCTTGGTGTGGATGTGAGTCAACACGCATTCAAATGTGTAGGGGGTTTTCATATGTAA